A single genomic interval of Melanotaenia boesemani isolate fMelBoe1 chromosome 4, fMelBoe1.pri, whole genome shotgun sequence harbors:
- the dnajb14 gene encoding dnaJ homolog subfamily B member 14, with product MEGNRDEAEKCIKIATKALEAGDKEKALKFLSKAEKLYPTDRARALFDAITKNGSSAGNGAYRRKPAEHSETTAAQPEEESRESGGSDSTKGFTKDQVEGVQRIKRCKDYYEVLGVNKEASDDELKKAYRKLALRFHPDKNHAPGATEAFKKIGNAYAVLSNPDKRRQYDLTGGEEPSSPSHTRGGGFDFHRGFEADITPEDLFNMFFGGGFPSSSAHTFTNGRTSYSHQTDYRQERTEERGDGGFSMFIQLMPIVVLILVSILSQMMVSPPPYSLYSRPSTGQTVKRQTENLRVDYYVTRDFKSEFKGSALQQIEKNVEEDYVTNVRNNCWKERQTKTDLLYAAKVYRDDRMRKKAELMTMDNCKELDRLNNLFRGG from the exons aTGGAAGGCAACAGAGACGAGGCAGAAAAGTGTATAAAAATTGCGACGAAAGCTCTCGAAGCCGGAGACAAAGAGAAAGCCCTGAAGTTTCTCAGCAAAGCAGAGAAGCTGTATCCAACTGACAGAGCCAGAG ctTTGTTCGATGCAATAACAAAGAATGGAAGCTCCGCAGGTAATGGTGCATATCGCAGGAAACCAGCAGAACACTCAGAAACTACTGCTGCCCAGCCAGAAGAAGAGAGTCGAGAATCCGGAGGTAGTGATTCTACCAAAGGCTTCACCAAAGACCAAGTTGAAGGTGTGCAAAG AATAAAAAGGTGTAAAGACTATTATGAAGTGCTTGGTGTCAACAAGGAAGCCAGTGACGATGAGCTTAAGAAAGCTTACAGGAAACTAGCTCTCAGATTCCATCCGGACAAGAATCATGCACCTGGAGCAACAGAAGCCTTTAAAA AGATTGGCAATGCTTATGCAGTGCTAAGCAACCCAGACAAACGACGACAGTATGACCTGACAGGTGGGGAGGAACCAAGCAGCCCAAGTCACACGCGTGGTGGAGGCTTTGACTTCCACAGAGGCTTTGAGGCGGACATCACTCCTGAGGATCTCTTCAACATGTTCTTTGGAGGCGGTTTCCCCTCTT CAAGCGCACACACTTTCACCAACGGCAGGACGAGCTATAGCCATCAGACGGATTACCGACAAGAGAGAACAGAGGAAAGGGGAGAT GGTGGTTTTTCTATGTTTATTCAACTGATGCCCATCGTGGTCCTGATTTTAGTGTCAATATTGAGCCAGATGATGGTGTCCCCTCCACCCTACAGCCTTTATTCTAGACC GTCGACAGGTCAGACTGTAAAAAGGCAGACAGAAAACCTGCGCGTTGACTACTATGTCACCAGAGATTTCAAGTCCGAGTTTAAGGGCTCAGCTCTGCAgcaaattgaaaaaaatgtagaagaagactATGTAACTAATGTTAGAAATAACTGTTGGAAGGAGAGACAGACAA AAACAGACCTGCTTTATGCTGCTAAGGTGTACAGGGATGACCGAATGCGTAAGAAGGCAGAACTCATGACCATGGACAACTGCAAGGAGCTGGACAGACTAAATAATCTGTTCAGAGGTGGATGA
- the LOC121638672 gene encoding tetratricopeptide repeat protein 39B-like isoform X2 has translation MYHAMGYSSILMMQAAMTFDPKDMDAAMTALREALHTCQRFRKKTGLMESLANLWHGQADDNLTEEQMHAELCYADVMMQKAALTFLDESIISFIKGGMGMRHSYMIYKNCQAMENSIKEEDKQRRTHVHFRGGVSMGIGSFNLMLSLLPSRVLRLMEFLGFSGDRELGLQELREGAASNSLRSILSTMTLLMFHLYTTVILGIGDGNLTEAEALLKPYNERFPNGALMLFYTARIAVLKGNFTFAQEKFLACIATQEEWRQIHHLCYWELMWTYSFEQNWIEAYRYANLLCKENKWSQATYAFQKAAILSMLPEEEVTKLGENVVALFRQVEGLRLRIAGKSIPTEKFAAKKAQRYSSPNPVKLVVPALEMMYVWNGFAVVGKRPDLTESILFTLEKAEEQLGNDSAPSEYHLDDCCVIQLLKGLCLRELGRLVQAETCFKQVISSENNIKHDNYLVPYTMYELGLLHKQRGDINKAITVIENAKMNYKNYSMESRLHFRIHAALNTMGSFEAKLPPSRTPA, from the exons ATGTACCATGCAATGGGTTACAGTAGCATCTTGATGATGCAGGCTGCCATGACCTTTGACCCAAAGGACATGGACGCTGCCATGACTGCGCTGAGGGAAGCCCTGCACACCTGCCAGAG ATTTCGAAAGAAAACTGGACTAATGGAAAGCTTGGCCAACTTGTGGCATGGACAAGCAGATGACAACCTAACAGAAG AACAGATGCATGCAGAGCTATGCTATGCCGACGTTATGATGCAGAAAGCTGCGCTCACATTTCTGGATGAAAGTATAATCAGCTTCATCAAAGGAGGAATGGGAATGCGACACAGTTACATGATTTACAA GAATTGCCAAGCTATGGAAAATTCCATAAAAGAAGAGGATAAACAGAGGCGTACACATGTGCATTTTCGAGGCGGGGTCAGCATGGGCATTGGATCGTTTAATCTG atGCTGTCTCTGCTTCCATCCAGAGTCCTGAGACTGATGGAGTTTCTGGGCTTCTCTGGAGACAGG GAACTGGGTTTGCAAGAGTTGAGGGAGGGAGCAGCGAGCAATAGCCTGAGATCCATCCTCAGCACAATGACTCTGTTGATGTTTCACCTCTATACCACAGTGATACTCG GTATTGGTGATGGAAACCTCACTGAGGCTGAAGCTCTGCTAAAACCCTATAATGAGAGGTTCCCCAAT GGAGCTCTCATGCTTTTCTACACTGCAAGAATTGCTGTACTCAAGGGCAATTTTACATTT GCCCAGGAGAAGTTTCTGGCATGTATTGCAACTCAGGAAGAGTGGCGTCAGATTCACCACCTATGCTACTGGGAGTTGATGTGGACTTACTCCTTTGAACAAAACTGGATAGAAGCATATCGATACGCTAACCTGCTCTGCAAAGAGAACAAATGGTCCCAG gccaCTTATGCATTTCAGAAAGCTGCCATCTTGAGCATGCTCCCAGAGGAAGAGGTGACTAAACTGGGAGAAAATGTTGTGGCATTGTTCAG GCAGGTGGAAGGTCTCAGATTAAGAATTGCGGGCAAATCGATTCCAACTGAGAAGTTTGCTGCAAAGAAGGCTCAGAGATACTCTTCCCCCAACCCTGTGAAACTTGTCGTCCCTGCGTTG GAAATGATGTACGTGTGGAATGGCTTCGCAGTAGTAGGCAAAAGGCCTGATCTGACTGAAAGCATCTTGTTCACTCTAGAGAAAGCAGAGGAGCAGCTTGGAAATGATTCTG CTCCATCAGAGTATCACCTGGATGACTGCTGTGTTATCCAGCTGCTGAAGGGTCTATGTCTAAGAGAGCTGGGGCGCCTGGTCCAGGCTGAGACCTGCTTCAAGCAAGTCATTTCCAG tgaaaATAACATCAAACATGACAACTATCTGGTGCCATATACTATGTATGAACTGGGACTTTTGCACAAGCAAAGAggtgacatcaacaaggcaatCACAGTCATAGAAAATGCCAA GATGAACTACAAAAACTACAGTATGGAGTCAAGGCTACACTTCCGCATCCACGCAGCACTTAACACCATGGGCTCTTTTGAAGCCAAACTTCCTCCTTCACGTACGCCAGCTTAA
- the LOC121638672 gene encoding tetratricopeptide repeat protein 39B-like isoform X1 translates to MEMKTNSPGQADLDRISWDEMSSQKDLEKALEDCTASLHLFLNNRFGDALAILEPGKNHSMYHAMGYSSILMMQAAMTFDPKDMDAAMTALREALHTCQRFRKKTGLMESLANLWHGQADDNLTEEQMHAELCYADVMMQKAALTFLDESIISFIKGGMGMRHSYMIYKNCQAMENSIKEEDKQRRTHVHFRGGVSMGIGSFNLMLSLLPSRVLRLMEFLGFSGDRELGLQELREGAASNSLRSILSTMTLLMFHLYTTVILGIGDGNLTEAEALLKPYNERFPNGALMLFYTARIAVLKGNFTFAQEKFLACIATQEEWRQIHHLCYWELMWTYSFEQNWIEAYRYANLLCKENKWSQATYAFQKAAILSMLPEEEVTKLGENVVALFRQVEGLRLRIAGKSIPTEKFAAKKAQRYSSPNPVKLVVPALEMMYVWNGFAVVGKRPDLTESILFTLEKAEEQLGNDSAPSEYHLDDCCVIQLLKGLCLRELGRLVQAETCFKQVISSENNIKHDNYLVPYTMYELGLLHKQRGDINKAITVIENAKMNYKNYSMESRLHFRIHAALNTMGSFEAKLPPSRTPA, encoded by the exons ATGGAGATGAAAACTAATTCACCGGGCCAG GCGGATTTGGATCGCATTAGCTGGGATGAAAT GTCATCTCAGaaggatttggagaaggcactGGAGGACTGCACAGCTTCCCTGCATCTTTTTCTGAACAACAGGTTTGGGGATGCTCTGGCTATTTTAGAACCTGG GAAGAATCATAGTATGTACCATGCAATGGGTTACAGTAGCATCTTGATGATGCAGGCTGCCATGACCTTTGACCCAAAGGACATGGACGCTGCCATGACTGCGCTGAGGGAAGCCCTGCACACCTGCCAGAG ATTTCGAAAGAAAACTGGACTAATGGAAAGCTTGGCCAACTTGTGGCATGGACAAGCAGATGACAACCTAACAGAAG AACAGATGCATGCAGAGCTATGCTATGCCGACGTTATGATGCAGAAAGCTGCGCTCACATTTCTGGATGAAAGTATAATCAGCTTCATCAAAGGAGGAATGGGAATGCGACACAGTTACATGATTTACAA GAATTGCCAAGCTATGGAAAATTCCATAAAAGAAGAGGATAAACAGAGGCGTACACATGTGCATTTTCGAGGCGGGGTCAGCATGGGCATTGGATCGTTTAATCTG atGCTGTCTCTGCTTCCATCCAGAGTCCTGAGACTGATGGAGTTTCTGGGCTTCTCTGGAGACAGG GAACTGGGTTTGCAAGAGTTGAGGGAGGGAGCAGCGAGCAATAGCCTGAGATCCATCCTCAGCACAATGACTCTGTTGATGTTTCACCTCTATACCACAGTGATACTCG GTATTGGTGATGGAAACCTCACTGAGGCTGAAGCTCTGCTAAAACCCTATAATGAGAGGTTCCCCAAT GGAGCTCTCATGCTTTTCTACACTGCAAGAATTGCTGTACTCAAGGGCAATTTTACATTT GCCCAGGAGAAGTTTCTGGCATGTATTGCAACTCAGGAAGAGTGGCGTCAGATTCACCACCTATGCTACTGGGAGTTGATGTGGACTTACTCCTTTGAACAAAACTGGATAGAAGCATATCGATACGCTAACCTGCTCTGCAAAGAGAACAAATGGTCCCAG gccaCTTATGCATTTCAGAAAGCTGCCATCTTGAGCATGCTCCCAGAGGAAGAGGTGACTAAACTGGGAGAAAATGTTGTGGCATTGTTCAG GCAGGTGGAAGGTCTCAGATTAAGAATTGCGGGCAAATCGATTCCAACTGAGAAGTTTGCTGCAAAGAAGGCTCAGAGATACTCTTCCCCCAACCCTGTGAAACTTGTCGTCCCTGCGTTG GAAATGATGTACGTGTGGAATGGCTTCGCAGTAGTAGGCAAAAGGCCTGATCTGACTGAAAGCATCTTGTTCACTCTAGAGAAAGCAGAGGAGCAGCTTGGAAATGATTCTG CTCCATCAGAGTATCACCTGGATGACTGCTGTGTTATCCAGCTGCTGAAGGGTCTATGTCTAAGAGAGCTGGGGCGCCTGGTCCAGGCTGAGACCTGCTTCAAGCAAGTCATTTCCAG tgaaaATAACATCAAACATGACAACTATCTGGTGCCATATACTATGTATGAACTGGGACTTTTGCACAAGCAAAGAggtgacatcaacaaggcaatCACAGTCATAGAAAATGCCAA GATGAACTACAAAAACTACAGTATGGAGTCAAGGCTACACTTCCGCATCCACGCAGCACTTAACACCATGGGCTCTTTTGAAGCCAAACTTCCTCCTTCACGTACGCCAGCTTAA
- the pla2g12a gene encoding group XIIA secretory phospholipase A2, whose translation MFLGILLFGSGVRLTMLYHSYFLFIVLSLLSCRCLPYVSACKQEPETPDWRMTLKTIRNGIHKIDTYLNAALDLFGGDDGLCHYRCSDGYKPVPRPGYKHPPPNGCGSPLFGFQFDIGIPSMTKCCNQHDRCYDTCGREKHDCDEQFQDCLETICRNVQRTLGLAQTVQACKSAVTLLFDAVMHLGCKPYLDSQRESCVCQYEVKREL comes from the exons ATGTTTCTGGGAATACTGCTTTTCGGCTCAGGCGTTAGGCTTACTATGCTGTATCACAGCtactttttgtttattgtgCTGAGTTTGCTCTCCTGTAGATGTTTACCGTATGTGTCTGCCTGCAAACAAGAGCCAGAGACCCCAGACTGGCGAATGACTCTGAAAACTATTCGTAATGGGATACACAAAATTGACACGTACTTGAATGCAGCCCTGGACTTGTTTGGTGGCGATGATGGATTGTGTCATTATAGATGTAGTGATG GGTATAAACCAGTGCCTCGTCCTGGGTACAAGCATCCACCACCCAATGGATGTGGTTCCCCTCTTTTTGGATTTCAG TTTGATATAGGTATCCCATCAATGACCAAATGCTGCAACCAACATGACCGCTGCTATGACACCTGTGGCCGTGAAAAACATGACTGTGATGAGCAGTTCCAGGATTGCCTTGAGACTATCTGCAGGAATGTACAAAGAACTTTGGGCTTGGCCCAGACTGTCCAAG CCTGCAAGTCGGCAGTGACTCTGCTTTTTGATGCCGTCATGCACTTGGGGTGTAAGCCATACCTGGACAGTCAGCGGGAATCCTGTGTGTGTCAGTATGAAGTGAAGAGGGAACTATGA
- the LOC121638525 gene encoding caspase-6-like → MSSKTEKSCGGSVAKDSKPATDSAACTENLTETDAFIRSALTLDPAEEYKMRNKRRGLALIFNQERFFWRLGLNDRHGTNADRYNLEKRLLELNFEVRSFDNYRQVEVLEKIQEAAKDDHSDADCFLLVFLSHGENDHVYTYDDKISIQDITSMFKGDKCKSLVGKPKIFIIQACRGDKHDNPVTPCDAVDNEVLANTVVVDASAVHTLPAGADFIMCYSVAEGYYSHRETINGSWYIQDLCEILQRFGDSLEFTELLTLVNRKVSMRSVGNCTDRSAIGKKQVPCFASMLTKKLYFRPKK, encoded by the exons ATGTCCAGCAAAACAGAGAAGAGTTGTGGAG GAAGTGTTGCTAAAGACAGCAAACCGGCAACAGACAGTGCAG CATGCACCGAGAATTTAACAGAAACTGATGCTTTCATCCGAag tgcATTGACTTTGGATCCTGCAGAGGAGTACAAGATGAGGAACAAACGGCGAGGCCTTGCTCTAATTTTTAACCAAGAGCGTTTCTTCTGGCGCCTGGGGTTAAACGACAGACATGGAACCAATGCTGATCGCTACAACTTGGAGAAAAG ACTGCTGGAGCTAAACTTTGAAGTCCGGAGTTTTGATAACTACAGACAGGTAGAAGTCCTGGAAAAAATCCAAGAAG CTGCCAAGGACGACCATTCAGATGCTGACTGCTTTCTGCTCGTCTTCTTGAGCCATGGCGAAAATGATCACGTTTACACCTACGATGACAAGATTAGCATCCAGGATATCACATCCATGTTCAAAGGAGATAAGTGCAAGAGCCTTGTAGGAAAACCAAAGATTTTTATAATACag GCATGTCGTGGGGACAAACATGACAATCCAGTGACTCCCTGTGATGCAGTAGACAATGAGGTACTGGCTAATACAGTAGTGGTGGATGCCAGTGCTGTACACACCCTCCCTGCTGGGGCTGATTTCATCATGTGCTACTCAGTGGCTGAGG GTTACTATTCCCATCGAGAGACCATCAATGGTTCGTGGTACATCCAGGATCTGTGTGAGATACTTCAAAGATTCGGGGATTCCCTCGAATTTACAGAGTTGCTCACACTGGTCAACAGAAAGGTGTCGATGAGGAGTGTTGGGAACTGCACTGACCGCAGTGCTATTGGAAAAAAGCAAGTGCCTTGCTTTGCTTcaatgcttacaaagaaactATACTTTCGACCAAAGAAGTAA
- the snapc3 gene encoding snRNA-activating protein complex subunit 3, with protein MAASEQSKDPNTGIPEYEYINVNSKPFLVSSFREQWLARLRPKDYSYEEEDRDTFDANFAAEMGIDAKMMAELKSVCSLDSLGCHPDDEQPDKEVVPPDSTLKTLIQRKRREDHRATLKVARNRHDLYANELERLTVGRKPELKTDMIPEGEVILTVNVYYAGMSEKFNYVRPHMTLLMTGSHSLAELRDAICCVSDLQVCGEFSQTPCMAPDFTSKDHFKSAFFFFEGVFYNDMRFPECQDISITTIEWAKSHNFPSYTQAKMEDMLLRDLKIKVGFPYLYCHQGDCEHLVIITDIRLAHKDDCLDIKLYPLLTHKHRVVTQKCAVCHVFIGRWYTTNDQFAPSDPCVFCDKCFRMLHYDAQGNKLGEFLAYPYVDRGAFN; from the exons ATGGCGGCATCCGAACAATCTAAGGACCCAAACACGGGAATTCCTGAATATGAATACATCAATGTTAACTCTAAACCATTTCTCGTCAGTTCTTTTAGAGAGCAGTGGTTAGCTAGACTGAGACCAAAAGATTATTCCTACGAAGAGGAAGATAGGGACACTTTTGATGCTAACTTTGCTGCAGAGATGGGAATCGATGCAAAGATGATGGCCGAATTGAAATCCGTCTGCAG TCTTGACTCACTTGGTTGCCATCCTGATGATGAGCAGCCTGACAAGGAAGTTGTGCCTCCAGACTCAACACTGAAAACACTCAT acAAAGGAAAAGGAGGGAAGATCACAGAGCTACTCTAAAAGTTGCCAGGAACAGACACGACCTCTATGCTAATGAGCTG GAGCGTTTAACTGTCGGTAGGAAACCAGAACTAAAGACTGACATGATCCCTGAGGGAGAAGTCATTCTAACCGTCAACGTCTACTACGCAGGCATGTCTGAAAAA TTTAACTACGTCAGACCCCACATGACTCTGCTGATGACAGGCTCCCACAGCCTGGCAGAGCTTAGGGATGCCATTTGCTGCGTCAGCGACTTGCAAGTGTGCGGCGAGTTCAGCCAAACCCCATGCATGGCTCCAGACTTTACCAGCAAA GATCATTtcaaatcagctttttttttcttcgaaGGAGTTTTTTACAATGATATGCGATTCCCTGAGTGCCAGGACATTAGCAT AACTACTATTGAATGGGCTAAGTCCCATAACTTCCCATCGTACACCCAGGCCAAGATGGAGGACATGCTGCTTAGAGATCTTAAAATCAAAGTGGGATTCCCGTACCTCTACTGTCATCAGGGAGACTGCGAACATCTCGTCATCATCACAGACATCCG ACTAGCCCATAAGGATGACTGCTTGGATATTAAACTGTACCCACTTCTCACGCACAAGCACAGAGTCGTCACCCAGAAGTGTGCAGTTTGCCATGTCTTCATTGGCAG atggtATACCACCAACGACCAGTTTGCTCCCAGTGATCCATGTGTCTTCTGTGACAAATGCTTCAGGATGCTGCACTACGATGCCCAAGGCAACAAACTGGGAGAGTTCTTAGCTTATCCCTACGTAGACCGGGGTGCATTTAACTAA